From one Papio anubis isolate 15944 chromosome 12, Panubis1.0, whole genome shotgun sequence genomic stretch:
- the XRRA1 gene encoding X-ray radiation resistance-associated protein 1 isoform X2, producing MEFSKSCMSSFEPHPALWNSSVMTSFPTSQLQRGAAPTAGASLPRAQGMGWSAVEQLWVPPLLKSFLQERLGIHLIRRKIVKPKHHVLMSRKESRKVKTEIPKVPKQPLVLHHPQVTTNKSPSKDMLELEAELAEDLPTTKSTFVESEMPTESLEGLSLSRRTFVPLPPICSDSTVHSEETLSHLSDTAVRLSPEHPSDEDSKSTESIFLTQVSELPSSIIHKDDLELKEKDQKKPPTAPREVKVTRRKLTTASLPSKYHGYEELLTAKPDPAFIEPKGIQKNAQALQHMLKHPLLCHSSKPKLDTLQKPYVPKEKRAQRIPIPPPRKTRTQLLDDIFIRLRDPRNITEAPLGAVLHRRTERRLVNHKQYLEAKRLLKEFQARYRQLVSGSLRTVFRTTPLPPACPALSESQPKFGRFLEFMDEFCQEPTASDSQG from the exons ATGGAATTCTCTAAATCCTGTATGAGCTCTTTTGAACCACACCCTGCTTTGTGGAACAGTTCTGTCATGACCTCATTTCCCACTTCCCAGTTGCAGAGGGGTGCAGCCCCAACTGCAGGAGCCTCTCTTCCCAGAGCACAAGGAATGGGGTGGTCAGCAGTGGAGCAACTGT GGGTCCCTCCTCTGCTGAAGAGCTTCCTCCAAGAGCGACTGGGAATCCACTTAATTCGAAGGAAGATAGTAAAGCCTAAGCATCATGTTTTGATGTCTCGGAAGGAATCACGGAAG GTGAAAACAGAAATCCCAAAGGTGCCGAAGCAGCCTCTGGTGCTCCATCACCCACAAGTGACCACAAACAAGTCTCCCTCAAAGGATATGCTAGAGCTAGAGGCAGAGCTGGCTGAAGATCTGCCCACTACCAAAAGCACTTTTGTGGAGTCAGAGATGCCCACTGAGAGTCTGGAAGGCCTTTCCCTGTCTCGCCGGACCTTCGTGCCACTGCCTCCCATCTGCTCCGACTCCACTGTGCATAGTGAAGAGACCCTGTCCCACCTCAGTGACACAGCTGTCCGTCTCAGCCCAGAGCACCCATCAGATGAGGACTCCAAGAGCACAGAGTCCATCTTCCTGACCCAG GTGAGTGAACTGCCTTCCTCCATCATCCATAAGGATGATTTAGAGTTGAAGGAGAAAGACCAAAAGAAACCACCAACGGCACCCAGAGAGGTGAAAGTGACTCGGAGGAAGCTCACAACTGCCTCCCTTCCCAGCAAGTACCACGGCTATGAAGAACTGCTGACAGCCAAGCCTGATCCAGCCTTCATTGAGCCAAAGG GAATCCAGAAGAATGCACAGGCCCTGCAACACATGCTGAAGCACCCACTCCTGTGCCACTCCTCCAAGCCCAAGCTGGACACTCTTCAGAAACCCTATGTTCCCAAAGAGAAAAGG GCCCAGAGGATCCCGATTCCACCCCCAAGGAAGACTAGAACCCAACTGCTGGATGACATCTTCATTCGCTTGCGGGATCCCCGGAACATTACAGAGGCTCCACTAG GTGCTGTCCTGCACCGGCGGACAGAACGGCGGCTGGTGAACCACAAGCAGTACCTGGAGGCCAAGAGGCTGTTGAAGGAGTTCCAAGCACGTTACCGGCAGCTGGTGAGTGGCTCTCTGCGGACAGTGTTCAGGACCACCCCGCTTCCCCCAGCCTGCCCAGCGCTGAGTGAGAGTCAGCCCAAGTTCGGCCGCTTCCTCGAGTTCATGGATGAGTTCTGCCAGGAGCCCACAGCCAGTGACTCACAAGGCTAG